AATTTTATCAACCCTCTATAGACTTAAACAAGGTGTTTATTAGGCAAATAGGTCTGTAGTTTTGGAAGGAAGCGGGGTCCGCATTTTTCTTGGGAATCGGTACCACCTTGATTCTACGCCAGACCTCTGGGATGACGCCACTGAGCCATACCCTGTTTATAATTTCAAAGATGCTATGTTTTTTCCCCACAGGAAGTTGCTGCAGCATCCTGAAAGATATGCCATCTGGGCCTCTCGCCGAATTTGGGTTCCTGGTTTTCAGGAAGGACAGAAATTCCCCCATGTCCAAAGGTTCAGGGTCACCTGGTCCAATCAGAGGTGGAATGGTCTCTGGGGATCTACTGCCTACAGTGGAGGGGATGTCTTTGACCATTTTTAGAAAGCCCTTGTCGTTTTCGTCTGTCCATGTGTTCCCTACGTTTTTGACTTGTCCGTATTTCTTTAGGTTCTTTACTCTGCTCCACATGGAGGGCGAAGAGGACACCTCTTCTATGAACTTAGAGAAGTTTGACCTTCTGCAATTTTTAATCTCCTTTTGCAGGTTGCGGTCGGCCTCTATTGTGGCTCTGGCATCctccaatttttttgtgtaatagTATTTTTGCCTGCACGCATTTCTCACGCGAAATAGTCTCTCTATATCCTCGTTCCACCATTTCTTGGGAATATACTTGTTGTTACTGGGAATGGTAACTGTGTTCTTACTGGTCAGGGATTTGACCTTATCGTTGAGCTCTTGCAGATTGGTAAAGCTGCTTGCTCCTAAAATACGATTTATTCTATTGTGCAGCACTTTCTTTTCTGGGATGGAGGCATCTAAACCTTCGACTGTTATGACGATTGGGAAGTGGTTGCTGTTGGTTATTTTGGATTTAAGGGCTTGCCAGTCAACTCTACCGTTCCTGTGATTGGAAAAGGTGAGGTCAAGAACTGAGAATTGGGAGGGGTTCCTGGAGAAAGTTGGAGAGCCGTCGTTTAGACAGATGAAACCCGCCTCACGGGTAGCATTCTCGATGCTGCGGCCCTTGCGGTCACTGGAAGAGTTTCCCCAGATGGAAGACTTGGCGTTGAAATCTCCTCCTACGACCGAAGGGTAGTCTAGGGACTCTGCAAGCTCGAACACCTTTTTAATGCCCGATTTGAATTGGGAAAGTGTCATTGAGGGCGCAGCGTATGCGCTAAGAATGTTGAGGTTGTTTTTGAGGTTCAAGGTCTTAATACCTACGATCTCTAGATCGCTGTCGATTTTCAGAATGCTAAATCTAATTTTCTTTCTAATATAGATTCCAACTCCGCCGTAGCCGTCTTCTCTGGGCTTACCGATGAAGTTATAATCTAAGATGCTGCAGTCAGCATTGTTTACAACCCAGATCTCCGAAAGGATTGCAATGTCTATTTCGTTGTTCATTAGAAACATATTGAGgagctgtttgttgttgttgttgtaagtcAGACTTTGAATGTTTAGTTGAAGAATCttcattgtttgttgtttggatATCCCGCTTCCAACCCCTGCACAATCTGCAAACGGTCGAGTTCAGCGTTGGAGGTGTTAACATACTCCAAGATCTGTTGAAAAAACTTCTGCACCAATTCCCCCTTTGACATAATGTTCGGTTCCACCAAGAACGCTGTTAGCATGGATCCCAGTGCGTTAAGCTTTTCCTGGGCCACAGATGAGACCACGGACGATGTTCTCACAAATTTCTCACTCAATTGAGGGCTATTAGCGTTGATCGCGTTCCTCCATTCTGCCATATTGGCAGCTGCCTTAGCCGACTCCAAATTACGTGCTGCCgctcttttggctttggtcaCTTCGGCGAACGAAGCAACCGAGTGAATTTCCCTAGCTGCCTCTGTGTTGTTATTCAGTAGTTCGGGAAGGGTGACATTTTGCCAAGTGGGTCGGGGAAACTCCCCTGGGTCTCCAAGGTTGGGAGAAGATCTACCAAAGAGTGTCGGATACCTGGCCTTGACCTCCGCCCGTGATAGGTTCTCCAGCGTCATGCTTTTTTGAATGGCATACGCTTTTGTTCTCGCCTCGCATTGCGGGTGCGTAGCCGCGTGGTTACCCTTGCAGTTAGCACAGCAGCTTAACCCCGAGCATAgcgtgccgctgctgtggtCCTGACCACATTTAAAACATCTCGGCCCGCTCTTGCAGTGCTTCGCCATGTGGCCGAACCTAAAGCACCTGAAGCATTGGCTAAACTGAACGAAGGGTTTCACTTTAACCTTGGCATACAGGAACTTGATTTCCTTGGGCAGCTGCTCCCCTCTAAACCAGAGTTTGACCCTGCCGGTGGGTACCCTTTCCCCCGAGGTTCTGTCTTTCCTGAAAATACGTGCAATTCCCTCTATGGGGACGTCTGAAATGATCAGCTCCGCGAGCTGCTCCTCCGAGTGGTGGCCTGGGATCCCAAAGATTAGCCCCCGCCCTTTGCACAAAGTGTCGCAAAATTCGAGGAGAGTACCCGTGGGCGGCGAAGGCACTGTTTTCCACAACCTCGTTAGCGCTGTCGGCCGACCTACAAGCAATCCTGCACCTGCCATAGCCTATCCTCGCGACCTCCTCTATACCGCCAAGTCCCAAATTTACCAACAGTTCGGATAGCTCGAACTGGTTGATGGCCTTTCTGGAATTAATGTCGCTTATTTTGTCGATGTACACGACATAAGGGCCTTTGTGGCCCTCgtagtatttgttgttgttgatgttgttgttgttgttcttgttgttgttgttgttagttgttgttgttgatctAGTACTCACTGACGTCTGACAAACCTCTACATGAGacttctctttctcactcGTCGTAATCGTTTTGGTGGTTTTATTATCCGtctctttccttttcaagATGGTTTTTTGCGTAGGTTTTGAGACCAAGGTCGCTGTAGAGTTTACCGCCTTCTTCACGCCTGCCGTAGTAGACCGTCTGGCgtcttcttctctcttcttgAGAGTCTCCACTAGGATCCTTGATCCTGTCGCCTTCTCCGTGGCCATCCTGGTCCTTCCCATGCCAGCCATGGTTCCGGATTAAGCTGCCCCAGACTCCGCGTTACTGGCTTTTCTGGGCCGCCATTACGGCGAGGCAAGGTTATCCGAAAGAACTACGGAACTACTGCCAATTTTGGCCCGCCGTCTTAGCAGGTTGTGGGGTAACCACTGGTGATCGGATTATTGCTTATTATAAGCCAGTTTAGGCTCAATTTCACGAAATAAGCTAATTTTTAACTTTCCGCGGTAAAAACGAGATACGCTCCTCACCAGTGTTGCACAACGATCCTCAGTCGAACATTAATATGGAACAAATGCTTATAATGCAGGGCATATGAATAGGCTTTGCCGCTCACGTGCACTTGTTTTACAGTTATTTGCACTAATACCAATGCACCGTTTTGCGTGCTGTCTTCGCACATGCCTATCGATTGCCTCGATTGCCAAACATAAAGAAACGATCACCTCTCTTGGGTTTTTGTCAATTCTGtttaattttcctcgaatatcaTTCATCATTCACCATTGAGCTAGTAAACTGCCGTTATTGTTGTGGTTGCTTCTTAAGATCGTTCCGCCGTTCGTTTTGCGGGTTCGCCAGAAGCAGAGTCGTGACGCCCCGCCCACTTTTCGTTAGTCGttgattaataaatatatttgaactAGTTTTGAGTTTAAGCAACTACTCGTACATAATATACTTGGTAGGATGATAGGATTTGGTCGGTACAGCCCCCCACCGCCGTGAAGTACAAAAATCCGCATCTCTCATACTTCGCTGTATGTCCGCGAGGCAGCGCCCGTGCCCGTTCCGACCGTGCCTGGGCCCGGTCCGTTGCGATGTCCCGATGCCACCGGACGCGGCGGACTGGGCGGCGGACTGTAGTCCGTCTCTGTGTCGTGCCGATAGTTGTATCGACTGTCCGAGGGGGATAGCGAGCGATATGTGCGAGGCGAATCCCTCGAGTAGGAGTCGCGACGTCCCCGACCCCAGCTGCCACTATGCCTGCGGCGGCGatcatcctcctcatcgtcgtcataGTCATCATAGTCGCTGTAGTCCGAATACCTTTCACGGTCACGATCACGATGGCCTCGTGAACCCGACGCAGCCGGCGGCGGGGAACGCATGCGGCCTAGCGGCGGTGGTCGcgctccaccagctgctgctggtggcaggaATGGCGGCGGCAGGCCCATAAATGGTGAGAAGGGAGCCGCCAGGAATGGCAGTGGATTTGGCATGTTTAATAATGGCGAGccaggcaaaggcagcggcagtggcagcggcgaaGGAGCTGTGGTTGCCTTCGAGTCTCCCCCATTCGAGGAAATAGACTCCCCTGTTGCTGGATCACCACCTGCGGCCATGGTGGTTAGCTTGCGTCGCAAACCAGCGGCCTCGGCCAGCGCCTCCTCACAGCGTCGCTCCGACTGTCGCGCCGCCAGCCAGGATTCATGCGCACGATTCTCCAGTGTGCCCATCTGTGCCTTGTGTGAGGCAATCTGTGCCTCAATCTCCGCGCGCAGCTCATCGTTCTGAGATCTACAGAAAGTACAGGGAAATAATTACAGTGgaatgtggcaagtggcatgtCGGCTGTCAGGCTGCGACTCACTTGAGCGTTTGAATTTCGTTCTTCATCAGCGTTTGCGTCTCCACGGTGCTGGAATTCTCGCCCTGATGCTGCAGCCACTTGGTCTCCTGTAGGCTGAGTTCCCTGCAAAAATGGAAGTCAATTAATGGCACCATCTCCTCCCTCTTCTCACTCGATTGAGTTACGTTTTAAgttcgttttccttttcccgAAAGTATCCAGAGAGCACTTCGAGACGCGTTTGCGCCTCCAGCTTGTCGCGCTCCGCTTGATTGAAGtcctgcttcagctgctccacgTCGGCATTCGACTGTTTCAGCTGACTCTCCAGCCTGCCCTTGTggacctgctcctgctccagctttGACTGCAAATCGCTAAACTTCTTCTGGGCAGCGTTCAGCTCTCCTCGCGTCTTGGCCGAGCTGATAAGCTCGTGGACATTGAGGTTCGCATCCTTCTTCACAGCCTTCAGACAGTCCTCGAGTGCCTCGATCTTGGCCAGACTGGTCTGCAGATCGCTGTGCTCGCGCTCCCACTTGGTGGTCAGATCGAGTATCTGATTCTGCAGACGCTGCATCTCGTAGTTGCGAGCCTCCAAAGCCTtcgccagctcctgctcgtTCTCCGCTTGGATATCCTCAAGTCGTGTCTTCAGCTTTGACTTTTCCATATCCAGCTCATAGTTATCCTCCTGCAAAGCCTTCAGCTCGCTCGACAAACGCGCCGTGGACTCGGTGTACGCATATTGCAGCTCACTATTCTCGCGGCTCTTCTCGGCGAGGCTCGAGTTGATGTCCTCAATGATCACTGGGAAAGAGGAATAGAAATTAGTTCAAGAGCAGTTTGCACGCTCTCCACGGATACTCACTTCTCTGATCGTTtatctgccgctgcagctcaTCGGCTGTCAACATTATGGCCTCATTGCCATTCTGATTGCCCAACACATCAGACAACATTGTGTTTAGCTCTAGCCCAGCCTCTGCGGCCTTATCCAAATCCCTCTCCAGGCCGCtcacctgctcctgcagcttgcCCTTCTCGTACAGCTcaatctccagctgcttcTTGAGTGCCACCACCATGTCGTTGGAGCCAAAGGAGTTGTCCTCAATGCTGGCCAGTTTGGTGCGTGTCGTCATCAGATCGTTCTTAATGATGAGATTCTCCTTGTGTGAGGTCAGCAGGCTGCGCTCCAAGTGGTTCAGCTTCGACAGCAGTGCACcctcctggctgctgttgcagaaGCAATAATAACCAAAGCTAAAGAACAGCGAAGAGGCAGCCGCAAtgacaacacacaaaagcagctgGCTGTGATCCACCAGCTTAGCGGCCAGCACCTCCACAAAGTTGTCCAGCGAAATTGTGCGATGGCAGTGATCATTATCGTTGGACTGGTAGCGAGCACACTGGGCTTCAGCATCACCATGAATATCGACATCGGCTGGGGGCACATCTGCACGGCAAAGTAATAACTATTACTGgaaaggagaaaggagaaaaaaaaacactcaccaTTTGATGGCTTTTCAACCATTCCCGGATACAGAATTCGCTGCAGTTCATCGCTGCTGCGCTCTTCCAATGGCACATTCTCCTTCGTTTTTGAACCCTGACTAGAGATGAACGTGTTGACAGTGTCGACAATGGTGGCAAAGAGACCTCCACCACCTGCTAGGCCATCTTCCTTTATGAGAGACTCTGAGGCGGGAATTGCTGTCGAGGGCAGGGCCAGTGGTTCCACTGAACCAACTGCCGCACTCTCCGAGGATACCTCCTCGCTGTGTGGTGCTGCCGTCGGTTCATCATCAACTGCTGCATAGGGCGCTTCGTAGGAAGGTGTGGGTGTAGTTTGCTCTGGCAATTGATGATTGGATTCCTGCTGCTTTTTCGCTTGCTCCTGCTTCAGTTGCTCTTCAgcttccgcctgctgctgctgcttcagttgCTCTTCAgcttccgcctgctgctgttgcttcagTTGCTCTTCAgcttccgcctgctgctgttgcttcagTTGCTCTTCAAtttgcgcctgctgctgctgcctcagtTGCTCCGCAACCTTCGCTTGCTCTTCCTGCTTCAGTTGCTCCTCcacttttgcctgctgctgcttcagttgCTCCTTAacttccgcctgctgctgcttcaattgctcctcctccgctttctcctgctgctgcttgtaaTAATCATTTGGATCATCAATGGAGGCTTCACTCGGCTGCCGATTCAATGCCTCCTGCCGTTCTTGCAATTGTTTATAATACTCGTTTGGATTGGCAAAGTTTTGATTATTGAAAAGTGGCGGCAGGCCAACTGAAGGCTCTGTTGCGACTGGAGGCAGCTCCACGATGGGACTGACCGTGGTGCTGGCTTCGACTGACACCAGAGGCTCAACCTTTGCTGTCTCTGGCTCACTTTGGACTCCAatctctgctgcttttggttgttcaacaacattttctttcaatGTTTCTTCAATCGATGCCATTTTTGGCACTTGCACCCCTTCGGTTACCTCCTCCACTGATGGTGTCTTTGTTTCTGGCAACTCCTTTCGTGCAACAACCTCCTGCACTACTGGAGTCGCTGTTTCAGGAACTCCTTTTGGTGCAACAATCTCCTCCAACTGTCTTTCAGTAGTGTCCTCCTTTGGGGCTTCCTTTGCGGACGCAATGCTCTCAAGGATAGATGGAATTGGCTGCTCATTCTTCTGCTTCGCTGCTGGTACCTCCGCCTGTGGCTCCACTGGTTTCTCCTCAGTTATAGGTTCTCCCTCGACAGTACTGGGGGGTGCACTCTTATCTAACGTTTGCTCCACCAAATTGGGCTTCAATTCGTGTGTTTCATTAACATTAATTGGCTTTTTATCGTTCGCTACTTCGTTCAATGTTTCGTTATCTTTTTTGCTAACTATTTTCAGTTCATCATATTGATCGACttcttcgtcgtcgtcctcctcgtAGTCGAAATCATCAGAGTCGTCGTCAATATCAGCGTTGATGGCCATCACCGGTGCAACTGTAACTGGCTCCGAATCCTTGGTGTCAGACGCTGCTTCAGTTGGCTCTTTGGGTTTATCTTCCACCTGTTGTAGCTTCGGAGGTTCCGTCACTGCTGGCGTTGGCTCTTTTTGGTCAGCAACTACTTTCTctggtagctgctgctgctgtgactcATTCGATTCAGTCGTTGCTGCCACCGGCTGTGGCTCTTTCGTGTCAAccgctgctgaggctgcttgAGATTTATCGACCTGTTGATCCTGTGTCCTCTCGGTGACAGCTGGAACTGCCTCCATGGGCAGCCGAGTGCCATCTACCAGTTGCTCCACTTGTGACGACGCTGTTGGCACATCCGGCACCTGTTGGTCATTCAACGTGTCCTTTTTCGTGACAATAGCATCGCCTTTAACATCCAGCGGGCTGGTTGTGGTCGTTGCCACCTCATCGGCTGACTCAGAGGCACTGGGAACGGGAGGCTCTACCTCTGTTGCTTTCAGGGGGGCTTCTGGCGCGGCTGCTGGTGGACTACCTGGCCCAACCACTGGCACTTCATGCTCCAAATCTTTCTCACTTATAAGAATCCTCTCTTCCAATATGAAATCCTTGTTGGCATAGCCACGACGTCCGGCAATATCCACGCCCCAAAGCTGTTTATTCGTGCCAGCGCTTTTGGACAAAATGCGCACTGGGCTGTTGATCTTGAAGGGTATCAGTCCCTTGCCGCCAGAGTTGTACATTATCTTCGTTCTGCCCATGGAGATGATtcctaaaaacaaaagccggaTAAcgataaaaaatgtaaattatgcaatttccAGTTGGAAAGGGGCCTAAAATAATCACAAAGCGAGCACCTTCCAGTAGATTACAAACTGAGCTCAAAGGCCACGCACTTATTGTCTACTTACGTTCACATTTTGGGTCAGCGCACAGTCTCTTGTCCGAGAGAGTCGTTGTCTCTGCGGCCCACGTCGTTGGAAGACAAATGTAGATTGTTAGGCCGAGGAAAATGGCCAGATCTCTCAGCGTTGGGTGGAGTTTCACGTTCTCGTTTGTCAGCCGCATTTTGCATTGTGTGTGGCGCGCACTTAAGtatggaaaattgattgaaactCCTGCTGCACagctatttttttgtgtataaaaatttttagttttagctGAGTTGGCTTTTCCAGCTGCttgccagtgtgaccgcggatttatagATCAAATATACCATCTGACAGAAATATACTTTTAACTGATTTCGACATACCAAAGTATGTCGGACAattggtatattttgaaaatgagaattTATATTTCAGTATATTTGTGAGGGTCAGACTGTTGTTTCGCGGAACGGGGAGTTTCGCGGCTCGGACGAACCTTTTTTtaaaacccaaaagcaaatTAAGTGCAGTACGAAGTAAGCGAGTTGATGCATTAATCGAATAACAATTATCTGATAATAATTGTACCTGCTGTGTTTATGTGTTAAGAGACAAGTTAAAACTCTGCGAGGAGAATATCAACAGTGACCTTGAAAGTTGAAGTTTTGTTTCAATGTGTGTACTCCACCGTACATAATATTATGCTCGCAGAACGTGTAAATCTGCCAAATATATTCCATATTTGGGGGGCTCTCCCACTGAAAATCAGTACAAGTTTGTTGGACCCACTTTGCAGTTTAAGTTTTTATTGCCCTGGCGATGGAGGAGTACGAAAAAGGTTTCTTCTGACATcatatgtattttgtgtttgtacCAACAtactgtctgtgtgtgtgagagagggaggggaaccgcatgcagttgttgttgtttgccagTAGTTGGGGGTAAACAAATAGTTCTTCTTTTGATACATTTAGCGCATCCGGGTACTGGGCTTTAGAGTGTGAttgttattttaaaataaattcacacTCCCAGATTAATTAGATTAAAATTGAATCCTCCAAATATTCTGTTAAATATTCGGCTATTCTGCTAAATATGTTTTTGGTATGTAGAAAATATGTATTAGTAATGTCATAAGGGATAAGGtttacaatccaataaaaggagTATTAataattgattcttcaatcggattaaattattgtttcagtgttaaaagtcctTGCAAGCcagaacatcaaagtcgaggaatatgatttaggACTACAGTAGATATACCATAGatatacggtatatttttaaaatgagaagttacatttttgagggtctgacggtatatttcATCGTaagttccgcggtcacactgatcgGGTCGCGGATGCCTAAAATTGGTTTTGGTTAAATGATggttaaaatgttaaatgtttgaATGAAATGCTAGCTGTATTGATAACTGATAATCTCGTGGTATGCAGgcgaataaaaaataaaaatccaatcCATTTGACTGAATGGACCGAAAGTTGTCCGCAATTGTGTAAcaaagagaggggagagatagagatacgACGAGTATGTGCATAAAAATGCGCCAAACCCAGTGTTGGCCATTAAATGCCAAAGTGTagaaaagcaaatgcaatgcaaatgtgatgtgatgtgtgaGAAAGTATACACATGTATACGTATGTAAATCGAAGATATAAACAATTTCTAATTTGTCAATCGAGAGCTGATAAAATACTATCTATCCATTTAAAATTGCAAACTCCACGAAGTTTCCCACGCAAACAATGAcgtaatttttgtatttattctaAAACTAAATTCAGCCttttaatttgagttttgCATGCAACAGGGCGCGTgttacacaaacacatagaCACCAAATCTACACTCGCATactcacacaaacaaaaacaaacgcgtgaaaacaaaaaatacggGAAAATGCAAGAAGGGGAAATATAAATCgcactgctctctctctctctgcaaaagcaaaagcaaacaaatacaataacaattaGGTAATTTTTTTTGGCGGAGACGGAGAGTAGAGCTCTCTTACtcattctctctgtctctctctattgTATTCGTTTGCCTCTTGTTTTGAAAAATTACATTGAACAGTGGGACAATAAAGCGTTCAAAATGAAGTGTCgcagtaaataaatatgtaaataaaaaattaaacaataaaaactaataaataaattaaaagaaaacacattaaagttaatcaatattttaaatattgaaaaataatgCAGAAGTGTCCCCAATATTCTAGCTAGTAGTTCCACTGTTCGTTTGGCGGTGGAAATTTTTTGAGCGGAAaatttttagtgttttttgttttctgtaaAGTTGACTGCTCTGATTAAGCCCAAGCGTTTGCCGATGTCGAGCAGAATAATGTCGCGCTGACTTGGCTTCGATCCGAATCGTGCGTTGAATACAgaattgtgtgtttattttatattcatattGCAGTGTGTTTCAAATAAGCCAACAAATTGATTCAAAACAAACCCCCGAAAATGTAAAAACTAAAACGACGCAGAGGAGaagcgcgcacacacacacggagtaCACTAAAGGTGgtgccatacacacacacacactgtacataaataaagtgATTTGATGATAGATATTggaaaaattacaatttcgaGCCATACGTGGAACAACAAACTACAACCACAACCTTTTGATTAAACCAACAACACCTGCGAATACGAAATTGAAGCAGAAAGAGGCAGAATTGCTTTGCCTCTCAACATAATTCGACGACCACTTGAAACATACCCTGTAATCAATTGTCTATTTAGAAGATGATTACGGGCCATGAAACGGAGCCAACAAATTCAACGCACTTTGCGCCAACAGCAGTCGCGGACGCCGCTGCCGTCGCCGCGACATCTGTGGTGGCCCGTGTAACGGAAACAGCCACAgtggcggcagaggcagaggcagcttCCTCGCCGCCTCCcgccgcaccagcagcatcgccagaagcagcagccgagggTCATGCTCTGACAGCTCCACCATCGACATCGTTGTTGCCGCTGTCACCTGTGGCCGAGAGAACCGAATTAGCCATAACAGCTGatgtcg
The sequence above is a segment of the Drosophila subobscura isolate 14011-0131.10 chromosome U, UCBerk_Dsub_1.0, whole genome shotgun sequence genome. Coding sequences within it:
- the LOC117901821 gene encoding transport and Golgi organization protein 1 isoform X5: MRLTNENVKLHPTLRDLAIFLGLTIYICLPTTWAAETTTLSDKRLCADPKCERIISMGRTKIMYNSGGKGLIPFKINSPVRILSKSAGTNKQLWGVDIAGRRGYANKDFILEERILISEKDLEHEVPVVGPGSPPAAAPEAPLKATEVEPPVPSASESADEVATTTTSPLDVKGDAIVTKKDTLNDQQVPDVPTASSQVEQLVDGTRLPMEAVPAVTERTQDQQVDKSQAASAAVDTKEPQPVAATTESNESQQQQLPEKVVADQKEPTPAVTEPPKLQQVEDKPKEPTEAASDTKDSEPVTVAPVMAINADIDDDSDDFDYEEDDDEEVDQYDELKIVSKKDNETLNEVANDKKPINVNETHELKPNLVEQTLDKSAPPSTVEGEPITEEKPVEPQAEVPAAKQKNEQPIPSILESIASAKEAPKEDTTERQLEEIVAPKGVPETATPVVQEVVARKELPETKTPSVEEVTEGVQVPKMASIEETLKENVVEQPKAAEIGVQSEPETAKVEPLVSVEASTTVSPIVELPPVATEPSVGLPPLFNNQNFANPNEYYKQLQERQEALNRQPSEASIDDPNDYYKQQQEKAEEEQLKQQQQESNHQLPEQTTPTPSYEAPYAAVDDEPTAAPHSEEVSSESAAVGSVEPLALPSTAIPASESLIKEDGLAGGGGLFATIVDTVNTFISSQGSKTKENVPLEERSSDELQRILYPGMVEKPSNDVPPADVDIHGDAEAQCARYQSNDNDHCHRTISLDNFVEVLAAKLVDHSQLLLCVVIAAASSLFFSFGYYCFCNSSQEGALLSKLNHLERSLLTSHKENLIIKNDLMTTRTKLASIEDNSFGSNDMVVALKKQLEIELYEKGKLQEQVSGLERDLDKAAEAGLELNTMLSDVLGNQNGNEAIMLTADELQRQINDQRMIIEDINSSLAEKSRENSELQYAYTESTARLSSELKALQEDNYELDMEKSKLKTRLEDIQAENEQELAKALEARNYEMQRLQNQILDLTTKWEREHSDLQTSLAKIEALEDCLKAVKKDANLNVHELISSAKTRGELNAAQKKFSDLQSKLEQEQVHKGRLESQLKQSNADVEQLKQDFNQAERDKLEAQTRLEVLSGYFREKENELKTELSLQETKWLQHQGENSSTVETQTLMKNEIQTLKSQNDELRAEIEAQIASHKAQMGTLENRAHESWLAARQSERRCEEALAEAAGLRRKLTTMAAGGDPATGESISSNGGDSKATTAPSPLPLPLPLPGSPLLNMPNPLPFLAAPFSPFMGLPPPFLPPAAAGGARPPPLGRMRSPPPAASGSRGHRDRDRERYSDYSDYDDYDDDEEDDRRRRHSGSWGRGRRDSYSRDSPRTYRSLSPSDSRYNYRHDTETDYSPPPSPPRPVASGHRNGPGPGTVGTGTGAASRTYSEV
- the LOC117901821 gene encoding transport and Golgi organization protein 1 isoform X2, which translates into the protein MRLTNENVKLHPTLRDLAIFLGLTIYICLPTTWAAETTTLSDKRLCADPKCERIISMGRTKIMYNSGGKGLIPFKINSPVRILSKSAGTNKQLWGVDIAGRRGYANKDFILEERILISEKDLEHEVPVVGPGSPPAAAPEAPLKATEVEPPVPSASESADEVATTTTSPLDVKGDAIVTKKDTLNDQQVPDVPTASSQVEQLVDGTRLPMEAVPAVTERTQDQQVDKSQAASAAVDTKEPQPVAATTESNESQQQQLPEKVVADQKEPTPAVTEPPKLQQVEDKPKEPTEAASDTKDSEPVTVAPVMAINADIDDDSDDFDYEEDDDEEVDQYDELKIVSKKDNETLNEVANDKKPINVNETHELKPNLVEQTLDKSAPPSTVEGEPITEEKPVEPQAEVPAAKQKNEQPIPSILESIASAKEAPKEDTTERQLEEIVAPKGVPETATPVVQEVVARKELPETKTPSVEEVTEGVQVPKMASIEETLKENVVEQPKAAEIGVQSEPETAKVEPLVSVEASTTVSPIVELPPVATEPSVGLPPLFNNQNFANPNEYYKQLQERQEALNRQPSEASIDDPNDYYKQQQEKAEEEQLKQQQAEVEEQLKQEEQAKVAEQLRQQQQAQIEEQLKQQQQAEAEEQLKQQQQAEAEEQLKQQQQAEAEEQLKQEQAKKQQESNHQLPEQTTPTPSYEAPYAAVDDEPTAAPHSEEVSSESAAVGSVEPLALPSTAIPASESLIKEDGLAGGGGLFATIVDTVNTFISSQGSKTKENVPLEERSSDELQRILYPGMVEKPSNDVPPADVDIHGDAEAQCARYQSNDNDHCHRTISLDNFVEVLAAKLVDHSQLLLCVVIAAASSLFFSFGYYCFCNSSQEGALLSKLNHLERSLLTSHKENLIIKNDLMTTRTKLASIEDNSFGSNDMVVALKKQLEIELYEKGKLQEQVSGLERDLDKAAEAGLELNTMLSDVLGNQNGNEAIMLTADELQRQINDQRMIIEDINSSLAEKSRENSELQYAYTESTARLSSELKALQEDNYELDMEKSKLKTRLEDIQAENEQELAKALEARNYEMQRLQNQILDLTTKWEREHSDLQTSLAKIEALEDCLKAVKKDANLNVHELISSAKTRGELNAAQKKFSDLQSKLEQEQVHKGRLESQLKQSNADVEQLKQDFNQAERDKLEAQTRLEVLSGYFREKENELKTELSLQETKWLQHQGENSSTVETQTLMKNEIQTLKSQNDELRAEIEAQIASHKAQMGTLENRAHESWLAARQSERRCEEALAEAAGLRRKLTTMAAGGDPATGESISSNGGDSKATTAPSPLPLPLPLPGSPLLNMPNPLPFLAAPFSPFMGLPPPFLPPAAAGGARPPPLGRMRSPPPAASGSRGHRDRDRERYSDYSDYDDYDDDEEDDRRRRHSGSWGRGRRDSYSRDSPRTYRSLSPSDSRYNYRHDTETDYSPPPSPPRPVASGHRNGPGPGTVGTGTGAASRTYSEV